One window of Pseudacidobacterium ailaaui genomic DNA carries:
- a CDS encoding DUF2127 domain-containing protein: MNRGIVLIGFFKLLKGVLFVLLGIGAFRLIHRDVLDVVTGWLINMHFDPESRLVNLVLDKAALIDAHRMKQISIAIFCYAGLDFIEGTGLVLEKSWAEYLTLVLTASFLPWEFFEILRHPTWLKAVLTLVNLLVVVYLLFYVQWSLRQKRKKATQEAQEGEG, encoded by the coding sequence TTGAACCGCGGTATTGTTCTCATCGGTTTTTTCAAGCTGCTCAAAGGCGTTCTGTTTGTGCTGCTGGGCATTGGCGCTTTCCGGCTGATTCATCGCGATGTTCTGGACGTGGTGACCGGATGGCTCATCAATATGCACTTTGATCCAGAGAGCCGGCTGGTGAACCTGGTCCTGGACAAGGCCGCGCTGATCGATGCGCACCGGATGAAGCAGATCAGCATTGCCATCTTCTGCTACGCGGGGCTGGATTTTATCGAGGGTACGGGACTGGTCCTGGAAAAGAGCTGGGCCGAGTATCTGACGCTGGTTTTGACCGCTTCTTTTCTTCCCTGGGAATTCTTTGAGATTCTGCGGCACCCCACATGGCTCAAAGCCGTTCTGACACTGGTCAACCTGCTGGTCGTGGTCTATCTCCTCTTTTACGTGCAGTGGAGCCTGCGCCAGAAGAGGAAGAAGGCGACGCAGGAGGCGCAAGAGGGAGAAGGTTAG
- a CDS encoding division/cell wall cluster transcriptional repressor MraZ — protein MFRGNHPARVDEKGRLKLPAEFKRRIEEGYGSQFYITSKDGKVAEIYPLQEWEKIEQKIAAIPSFNPAKKKLLDRVNYYGQMAEMDQQGRVLIPQILRQTAKVEGDVVVFGMQTYLEVTNREAFEQKLASEPLTEEDAQTLASFGL, from the coding sequence ATGTTTCGGGGTAACCATCCAGCCCGGGTTGATGAAAAAGGGAGGCTCAAGCTTCCGGCCGAATTCAAGCGCCGGATTGAAGAGGGCTACGGGAGCCAGTTTTACATCACCAGCAAGGACGGGAAGGTGGCCGAGATCTACCCCCTTCAGGAATGGGAAAAGATCGAGCAGAAGATCGCGGCGATTCCCAGCTTTAATCCTGCGAAGAAAAAGCTGCTGGACCGTGTGAACTATTACGGCCAGATGGCAGAGATGGACCAGCAGGGACGCGTATTGATTCCCCAGATTCTGCGTCAGACGGCGAAGGTGGAAGGCGACGTGGTGGTGTTCGGAATGCAGACCTATCTTGAGGTGACCAACCGCGAGGCATTCGAGCAGAAACTGGCGAGCGAGCCTTTGACCGAAGAGGACGCGCAGACGTTGGCAAGTTTTGGTTTGTAA
- the rsmH gene encoding 16S rRNA (cytosine(1402)-N(4))-methyltransferase RsmH: MTQSERHVPVLLKEAIRSLNVRPGGTYCDATLGLAGHATAIARQIGPRGTLIAFDRDPEAMALARGRLDALRETLGPAMPKVVLHEAAFSEMAHRLPAGSLDGLLADFGVSSMQLDEAHRGFSFRAEGPLDMRMDPRRGLTAEQVVNQASEKELADLIYEFGEERRSRRIARAIVRARPVTTTAQLASVVAAAAPAMKSERIHPATRTFQALRIYVNAELKEIQALLEAAPQLLRAGGRLVAISFHSLEDRLVKDALREGARQGIYEILTRRPVVAEAEEMDRNPRARSAKLRAAEKKAVFRGELPRVEAQSGQ; this comes from the coding sequence ATGACGCAAAGTGAACGGCATGTGCCGGTTCTTTTAAAAGAAGCGATCCGATCCCTGAATGTGCGGCCGGGCGGTACCTATTGCGATGCAACGCTGGGGCTGGCCGGGCACGCAACGGCCATTGCGCGGCAGATTGGGCCGCGCGGCACGCTGATTGCGTTTGACCGCGACCCGGAGGCGATGGCGCTGGCACGCGGACGGCTGGATGCGCTCCGCGAGACGCTGGGGCCGGCGATGCCGAAGGTGGTGCTGCACGAAGCTGCTTTTTCTGAGATGGCGCATCGGCTTCCAGCCGGGAGTCTGGATGGGCTGCTGGCGGACTTCGGCGTGAGCTCGATGCAGCTGGACGAGGCGCACAGGGGATTCAGTTTTCGGGCGGAAGGACCTCTGGACATGCGGATGGACCCGCGCAGAGGGTTGACCGCCGAACAGGTGGTAAACCAGGCCAGCGAAAAAGAGCTTGCTGACCTGATTTACGAATTCGGAGAGGAAAGGAGGTCGCGGAGAATCGCCAGAGCCATTGTCAGGGCGCGGCCGGTGACGACGACGGCACAGCTTGCCAGCGTCGTAGCGGCCGCGGCCCCGGCGATGAAATCCGAGCGGATCCATCCGGCGACGCGGACCTTTCAGGCCCTCCGGATTTACGTCAATGCCGAGCTCAAGGAGATACAAGCCCTGCTTGAGGCGGCGCCGCAGCTGTTGCGAGCGGGAGGAAGACTGGTGGCGATCAGTTTTCACTCCCTGGAAGACCGGCTGGTAAAAGATGCGCTACGCGAAGGCGCCCGGCAGGGAATTTACGAAATACTGACGCGAAGGCCGGTTGTGGCAGAAGCGGAGGAGATGGATCGCAATCCGCGGGCGCGCAGCGCGAAGCTGCGGGCGGCGGAGAAGAAAGCAGTGTTTCGCGGCGAGCTGCCAAGGGTTGAGGCCCAAAGTGGGCAGTGA
- a CDS encoding cell division protein FtsL: protein MATQVIATQAVITGGRRGMEAVAAERNLSLMAQQQRARRGPTPEVFFVKRFDNSRLVKAADPQRVKEMRSFACAMAALLLLVMVYGWQHFSSIEYGYRVEAEKQQMQQLEEQNRQLRLTEAQLASPERIDRIARQYGLQAPAPGQVVRPDASVDPNAPVMAKMTPVAPVR from the coding sequence ATGGCGACACAGGTCATCGCAACACAGGCAGTCATCACAGGCGGGCGCAGGGGCATGGAGGCCGTGGCCGCCGAGCGGAACCTGTCCCTGATGGCGCAGCAGCAGCGGGCGCGCCGGGGGCCGACGCCGGAGGTCTTCTTTGTCAAGCGGTTTGACAATTCGCGGCTGGTGAAGGCCGCCGATCCGCAGCGCGTCAAGGAAATGCGCAGTTTTGCCTGCGCCATGGCGGCGCTGCTTCTGCTGGTCATGGTCTATGGCTGGCAGCATTTTTCCAGCATCGAATACGGTTATCGTGTTGAGGCGGAAAAGCAGCAGATGCAGCAGCTGGAGGAGCAGAACCGGCAGCTCCGCCTGACCGAGGCGCAGCTGGCTTCCCCTGAGCGGATTGACCGCATTGCACGGCAATATGGCTTGCAGGCTCCGGCCCCGGGACAGGTGGTGCGTCCGGATGCGAGCGTCGACCCGAATGCGCCGGTGATGGCGAAGATGACGCCGGTGGCGCCGGTACGCTAA
- a CDS encoding penicillin-binding protein — MKHFSFQSGKKPAVSASTSLEPGVITPIRKLRLVYALAIFVVWAGLIGLRLVWLQVIRHHEYVERAARQQQRTFEVAPRRGVLYDRNLHELAMTVLADSIYAVPSEMGDAKAATAAALAKVVHTDPSDSFTSEQQILARLNTSRNFAWVARKQDPATIAKVKALNLKGVYFQKEFKRFYPDNELAAQVLGYVGLDDNGLGGLEQNFDDELHGTPGRMLTAIDARRHVLGSEEREPLPGDNIVLTLDANIQFMAEQALDRNMERTHAENGTIVVQDPHTGQILALAIRPTFNPNDFRHATTDLLKNHAVSDVYEPGSTFKPVTYSAALEEKLITPDTILDCGGGQINIAGHTIHDAPGEHYGQVPAWKALAVSSNVCAIRVGQRLGAERLYKYIRAFGFGERSGIELPAETRGLLEPVKRWGPASMGAIPMGQGIAVTPIQIVSMVSTIANGGVYLPPHILLKSTELMKGDPRLQPVAFHPGSSLPDPLPEGAHRVISEMTAAEMRKMMQDVVLMGTAHAAVHLNGYSAAGKTGTAQKIDPRTHTYSKTKFVASFVGFAPVNNPAIAIAIVMDSPDHSMHFGAQASAPVFQDLAQQVLEYLGVPHDQEMTSPALMAKTQTPAVEEDDHPEEGDAELDALFAAVNDLPADDPLRAPQAGQAVAASAAKDAGLAAGATMAPQPAAMARVEDGSALTEKRASSATAAAVRGTETMPALKMAPIQGTQQGAVVVQAGKRVQVPSFTGQSVRSVIEHAGEVGLGVQVLGSGIAREQVPAAGTTVPEGTEVVVRFTR; from the coding sequence TTGAAGCATTTCTCCTTTCAGTCCGGGAAAAAACCAGCAGTTTCAGCTTCCACGTCATTAGAGCCAGGGGTCATTACGCCGATCCGCAAGCTGCGTCTGGTGTATGCGCTGGCGATTTTTGTTGTGTGGGCGGGGTTAATCGGGCTACGGCTGGTGTGGCTGCAGGTCATCCGTCACCATGAATACGTGGAGCGTGCGGCGCGGCAGCAGCAGCGGACCTTTGAAGTGGCCCCGCGGCGGGGCGTGCTGTACGACCGCAATCTGCATGAGCTGGCGATGACGGTGCTGGCTGACTCGATCTACGCGGTGCCGTCGGAGATGGGCGACGCCAAGGCGGCGACGGCCGCGGCGCTGGCCAAAGTCGTCCATACAGATCCCTCCGATTCCTTTACCTCCGAACAGCAGATCCTGGCGCGGCTGAATACATCGAGGAATTTTGCCTGGGTGGCGCGCAAGCAGGACCCGGCCACCATTGCCAAAGTCAAGGCGCTGAACCTGAAGGGTGTGTATTTCCAGAAGGAATTCAAGCGGTTTTATCCGGACAACGAACTTGCGGCTCAGGTGCTGGGCTATGTGGGGCTGGACGACAATGGTCTGGGCGGACTGGAGCAGAATTTTGATGATGAACTGCACGGTACCCCGGGGCGTATGCTGACTGCCATTGACGCCCGCCGCCATGTGCTGGGCAGTGAGGAACGCGAGCCGCTGCCGGGCGACAACATTGTGCTGACGCTGGATGCCAACATCCAGTTCATGGCCGAGCAGGCGCTGGACCGCAATATGGAGCGGACCCACGCGGAGAATGGAACGATTGTTGTGCAGGACCCGCACACGGGGCAGATCCTGGCACTGGCCATCCGGCCAACGTTTAATCCGAATGATTTTCGCCATGCCACGACGGACCTGCTCAAGAACCATGCGGTGAGTGATGTCTATGAGCCGGGTTCGACCTTCAAGCCGGTGACCTATTCTGCGGCGCTGGAAGAGAAGCTGATTACGCCGGACACGATCCTGGACTGCGGTGGAGGCCAGATCAACATTGCAGGCCACACGATCCACGATGCTCCGGGGGAGCATTACGGGCAGGTCCCGGCATGGAAGGCGCTGGCGGTTTCAAGCAATGTATGTGCAATCCGTGTGGGACAGCGTCTGGGTGCGGAGCGGCTGTACAAATATATCCGGGCCTTTGGTTTTGGCGAGCGCAGCGGCATTGAGCTTCCTGCCGAGACGCGGGGGCTGCTGGAGCCGGTGAAGCGCTGGGGGCCGGCTTCCATGGGGGCGATCCCGATGGGGCAGGGGATCGCGGTGACGCCGATCCAGATTGTCAGCATGGTGTCCACGATTGCGAATGGAGGGGTCTATCTGCCACCGCACATTCTGTTAAAGAGCACGGAGCTGATGAAAGGAGACCCCCGGTTGCAGCCTGTGGCCTTTCATCCGGGAAGCAGTCTGCCAGACCCGTTACCGGAAGGTGCGCACCGCGTGATTTCCGAGATGACGGCGGCCGAGATGCGCAAGATGATGCAGGACGTGGTGCTGATGGGCACAGCACATGCAGCCGTCCATCTGAACGGATACAGCGCGGCGGGAAAAACGGGAACGGCGCAGAAGATTGATCCACGGACGCACACGTACTCCAAAACAAAGTTTGTGGCATCGTTTGTCGGCTTTGCACCGGTCAATAATCCTGCGATTGCGATTGCGATTGTGATGGATTCGCCGGACCACAGTATGCACTTTGGAGCGCAGGCCAGTGCGCCTGTTTTCCAGGACCTGGCGCAGCAGGTGCTGGAGTATCTGGGGGTGCCGCATGACCAGGAGATGACGTCTCCGGCGCTGATGGCAAAGACCCAGACGCCAGCGGTGGAGGAGGACGACCATCCGGAGGAAGGGGACGCGGAGCTGGACGCCCTTTTTGCCGCTGTGAATGACCTTCCTGCCGACGACCCGCTGCGAGCACCCCAGGCGGGGCAGGCAGTTGCTGCATCGGCAGCGAAGGACGCTGGTCTGGCGGCCGGAGCCACGATGGCGCCGCAGCCTGCCGCCATGGCAAGGGTAGAAGATGGGAGCGCTTTGACGGAGAAGCGGGCCTCTTCGGCGACCGCGGCAGCAGTCCGGGGCACGGAGACGATGCCGGCCCTGAAGATGGCACCCATCCAGGGGACACAGCAGGGTGCGGTGGTGGTCCAGGCCGGAAAGCGGGTGCAGGTGCCGTCCTTTACGGGGCAGTCTGTCAGGAGCGTGATCGAACACGCAGGAGAGGTTGGTCTGGGAGTGCAGGTGCTGGGTTCAGGGATTGCGCGCGAGCAGGTCCCCGCTGCCGGAACGACGGTGCCCGAGGGTACGGAAGTCGTAGTCCGGTTTACACGGTAA
- a CDS encoding superinfection immunity protein — protein MDLHEALLFVLSYLALFALIGLYLVPAWTAIFRAHPRRGHILLLNLLLGWTIAGWVAALLWALRPFDPPPRSEVNDELEIERLLLPCKPDYDFRTLGHRRSGSGDLLARNP, from the coding sequence ATGGACCTGCATGAAGCCCTTCTCTTCGTATTGTCCTACCTGGCCCTCTTTGCGCTGATCGGACTCTACCTCGTCCCGGCCTGGACGGCCATCTTCCGTGCCCACCCCAGACGCGGCCACATCCTGCTGCTCAATCTTCTTCTTGGCTGGACCATCGCAGGCTGGGTCGCGGCCCTCCTCTGGGCCCTCCGTCCCTTCGATCCACCGCCCCGGAGCGAAGTCAACGATGAACTGGAAATCGAGCGCCTGCTTTTACCGTGTAAACCGGACTACGACTTCCGTACCCTCGGGCACCGTCGTTCCGGCAGCGGGGACCTGCTCGCGCGCAATCCCTGA
- a CDS encoding UDP-N-acetylmuramoyl-L-alanyl-D-glutamate--2,6-diaminopimelate ligase has translation MVFPFWNAAFHIGTPGEKIHGCARTEQSGGKFVGGEAVLMERTGGVIGCGRRSGGRGPRIESAFMQMDEVLRGAGTVRRAGPAVEVTGVEYDSRRTGPGSLFVAMRGGTTDGNRYVDAAVERGASAVVTDSAASFEAVARKYPRLALAEVEHGRRALAVLAGNFFGHPERKLAVSGVTGTNGKTTTAFLLDAMLNSAGRSTVLAGTIEYRVAGKVVESPHTTPESRDLLALFADGVRAGAGEAVIEVSSHALEQGRVWSLPFDVAMFTNLTRDHLDYHGTMENYFSAKAMLFDGRNGAVPRVAVINVEDAYGAELALRAREAGAEIFSYGLEVGEFRAEHVRMGAGGMSFQLATPAGTELVESRLTGRVNVYNLLAAAAAAYARGLTLGQIVQGAASLACVPGRFQTVGSGQPFTVVVDYAHTDDALRNLIALAREFVKPGGGRVITLFGCGGDRDRTKRPMMGRAAGEGSDFVVLTSDNPRSEDPEAILRDVLPGLEQTGVRFVVEVDREKAIQRAVEAAQPGDIVLLAGKGHEKTQTLRDRVIPFDDAKVAAQALSRLRGEKA, from the coding sequence ATGGTTTTCCCGTTTTGGAACGCTGCCTTCCACATCGGTACGCCAGGAGAGAAGATTCACGGCTGTGCCAGAACAGAACAAAGCGGAGGGAAGTTTGTGGGTGGAGAGGCGGTCCTGATGGAGCGGACCGGGGGCGTGATTGGCTGCGGGCGAAGGAGTGGAGGGCGAGGCCCTAGAATCGAATCAGCTTTTATGCAAATGGATGAAGTATTGCGCGGGGCCGGGACGGTGCGGCGGGCTGGTCCCGCAGTGGAAGTGACAGGTGTGGAGTATGACTCGCGGCGGACCGGGCCGGGGTCCTTGTTCGTAGCCATGCGGGGCGGAACGACGGACGGTAACCGCTACGTGGATGCGGCCGTGGAGCGAGGAGCGAGCGCGGTGGTGACCGACAGTGCGGCATCGTTCGAGGCGGTGGCGAGGAAGTATCCGCGGCTTGCGCTGGCGGAGGTGGAGCATGGGAGGCGCGCCCTGGCAGTGCTGGCGGGGAACTTCTTCGGACATCCGGAGAGGAAGCTGGCTGTGAGCGGTGTGACCGGCACCAACGGGAAGACGACGACGGCCTTTCTGCTGGACGCGATGCTGAACAGCGCAGGGCGCAGCACGGTCCTGGCGGGGACGATTGAGTATCGTGTGGCTGGAAAGGTGGTGGAATCTCCACATACGACGCCGGAGTCCAGAGACCTGCTGGCTTTGTTTGCCGATGGGGTGAGGGCAGGGGCGGGCGAGGCGGTGATCGAGGTCTCATCGCATGCACTGGAGCAGGGCAGGGTATGGTCACTGCCATTTGATGTGGCAATGTTTACCAACCTGACGCGGGACCATCTGGATTATCACGGCACGATGGAGAACTATTTTTCCGCCAAGGCCATGCTGTTTGACGGCAGGAACGGGGCGGTGCCGCGTGTGGCGGTCATCAATGTGGAGGACGCCTATGGCGCCGAGCTGGCGCTGCGGGCCAGAGAGGCGGGAGCAGAGATTTTCTCCTATGGCCTGGAGGTGGGTGAGTTCCGGGCAGAGCATGTGCGCATGGGGGCGGGAGGCATGAGCTTTCAGCTGGCAACGCCTGCGGGGACGGAGCTGGTGGAGAGCCGGCTGACGGGCCGTGTGAATGTCTATAACCTGCTGGCGGCAGCAGCGGCGGCCTATGCGCGAGGGCTGACGCTCGGGCAGATTGTGCAAGGGGCGGCATCGCTGGCCTGCGTTCCGGGCCGGTTCCAGACGGTGGGGTCGGGACAACCTTTTACGGTCGTGGTGGACTATGCGCACACGGACGATGCGCTGCGGAACCTGATTGCGCTGGCCCGGGAGTTTGTAAAGCCGGGCGGCGGGCGGGTGATTACGCTGTTTGGCTGCGGTGGGGACCGCGACCGGACCAAGCGTCCGATGATGGGGCGGGCAGCGGGCGAGGGGAGCGACTTTGTCGTGCTGACTTCAGACAATCCGCGCAGCGAAGATCCGGAAGCGATCCTGCGCGATGTTTTGCCGGGCCTGGAACAGACAGGAGTCAGGTTTGTGGTGGAAGTGGACCGCGAGAAGGCCATTCAGCGGGCCGTGGAGGCAGCGCAGCCGGGAGACATTGTTCTGCTGGCGGGCAAGGGACATGAAAAGACGCAGACCCTGCGGGACCGCGTCATTCCATTCGATGACGCGAAAGTTGCGGCGCAGGCGCTGTCCCGGCTGAGAGGAGAGAAGGCATGA
- a CDS encoding UDP-N-acetylmuramoyl-tripeptide--D-alanyl-D-alanine ligase, with translation MKLDLEQVARWTGGTLHGHGAELAKRQARGYSIDSRTLQQGDLFFAVRGERFDAHDFVLMALERGACAAVVAKNKVLELPEAARQQGLVIVEDPLTALQTLAAAVRRHWGRRVVGVTGSAGKTTTKEAIAAVLGMKYVVLKSQGNLNNGYGLPLQLLRLETEHEIAVIEMGMSHSGEITALARIAAPNWGVVTNVGNAHAENFSDGTAGVARAKYELIASLPAEGVAFLNCDDAYVSQFGRDFRGKTVYFGRGPCADPRAESVEEMGTEGLRIRVRAGQQEVEARLQLLGQHNAANAMAAIAVGLEAGVPLADCTAALAMLRPGDKRGEAIRVRGATLINDCYNSNPEALKAMVGALMAVPGQRHILIAGEMLELGQESAALHESCGEAAAAAGVDLVVGVRGQAALIAEGAKKAGAEAIFVESPELAGAWLNRNLRDGDAVLLKASRGVRLEKALESLRPE, from the coding sequence ATGAAGCTGGACCTGGAACAGGTGGCGCGATGGACGGGAGGGACACTGCACGGACATGGCGCGGAGCTGGCGAAGCGGCAGGCCAGGGGCTATTCGATTGATTCCCGTACGCTGCAGCAGGGAGACCTGTTTTTTGCCGTTCGCGGAGAGCGGTTTGATGCGCACGATTTTGTTTTGATGGCGCTGGAGCGTGGGGCCTGTGCCGCGGTGGTGGCAAAAAATAAAGTGCTGGAACTGCCGGAGGCGGCGCGGCAGCAGGGTCTGGTGATTGTAGAAGACCCATTGACCGCCCTGCAGACCCTGGCAGCGGCCGTGCGGCGGCACTGGGGCAGACGCGTGGTGGGAGTGACGGGCAGTGCAGGCAAGACGACGACCAAAGAGGCGATTGCCGCGGTGCTGGGAATGAAGTATGTCGTGCTGAAATCGCAGGGCAATCTGAACAACGGATACGGACTGCCGCTCCAGTTGCTGCGTCTGGAAACCGAGCATGAAATTGCGGTGATCGAGATGGGCATGTCCCATTCCGGAGAGATCACGGCTCTGGCGCGCATCGCGGCCCCCAACTGGGGAGTGGTCACCAATGTGGGCAATGCCCATGCTGAGAATTTCTCGGACGGGACCGCCGGCGTGGCCCGTGCGAAATATGAGCTGATTGCCAGCCTGCCCGCAGAAGGGGTGGCATTTCTGAACTGTGATGATGCGTATGTTTCGCAGTTCGGGCGCGATTTCCGGGGCAAGACGGTGTACTTTGGCAGAGGTCCGTGTGCGGACCCGCGCGCCGAATCGGTGGAGGAGATGGGAACGGAGGGCCTGCGCATCCGGGTGCGCGCCGGGCAGCAGGAGGTGGAAGCAAGGCTGCAACTGCTGGGACAGCACAATGCGGCCAATGCAATGGCGGCCATCGCGGTCGGGCTGGAGGCCGGTGTACCACTGGCGGACTGCACGGCCGCTCTGGCCATGCTCCGGCCGGGGGACAAGCGCGGGGAGGCGATCCGGGTGCGGGGCGCGACGCTCATCAATGATTGCTATAACTCGAACCCGGAAGCGCTGAAGGCCATGGTCGGTGCGCTGATGGCGGTACCCGGGCAGAGGCACATTCTGATTGCGGGCGAGATGCTGGAGCTGGGGCAGGAGAGCGCGGCGCTGCATGAAAGCTGCGGCGAAGCAGCGGCAGCGGCGGGTGTGGACCTGGTGGTGGGAGTGCGGGGACAGGCCGCCCTGATTGCAGAAGGGGCAAAGAAGGCCGGGGCGGAGGCCATCTTTGTTGAATCGCCGGAGCTGGCCGGGGCCTGGCTCAACCGCAACCTGCGTGATGGAGATGCGGTACTGCTGAAGGCGTCCAGAGGGGTACGCCTGGAGAAGGCGCTGGAATCCTTGAGGCCGGAATAG
- a CDS encoding alpha-ketoacid dehydrogenase subunit alpha/beta produces the protein MAKTAVSTIERVPSALAPERLIEMYRLMYLSRRTDDREIMLKRQQKIFFQISGAGHEALLVAAGMALRPGYDWFFPYYRDRALCLTLGVSVEDMLLQAVGAAADPSSGGRQMPSHWGSKKLNIVSQSSATATQVLHAVGCAEAGRYFSRHPEAAEKHQDDYRAWKDVSFHGDEVVYTSLGEGSTSQGEFWEALNTASNQKLPVLFVVEDNGYAISVPVEVNTPGGNISKLVANFPNFYFAEVDGTDPVESYLAFEKAVAHCRSGAGPAFVHGHVIRPYSHSLSDDDRLYRPKSELDADALRDPIHKLQMYLLREGILDAEAINRLEKQVDEEVRLAAERALRAPFPGPSSIPLYVYSENYDPTRPELQTRPAQTAESQERTMADLINACLRDEMRRDPRIVIFGEDVADCSREEYLKDGLVKGKGGVFKLTAGLQSEFGSDRVFNSPLAEANIVGRALGQAVRGLKPVVEIQFFDYIWPATHQMRNELSVLRWRSNNTFSAPAVVRVAIGGYLTGGAIYHSQCGESIFTHTPGIRVVFPSNALDANGLLRTAIRCDDPVLFLEHKRLYRETFGRAPYPGPDYMVPFGKAKIVREGTHLTLVTYGAVVPRALQAAQKAQREHGIETEVLDLRTLSPYDWEAIATSVKKTSRVIVAHEDMLSWGYGAEIAARIADELFEDLDAPVKRVAAMDTFVAYQPLLEDVILPQPERIYQAITELVRF, from the coding sequence ATGGCCAAAACGGCAGTGTCCACAATAGAACGGGTGCCTTCGGCCCTGGCCCCTGAGCGCCTCATCGAGATGTACCGCCTGATGTATCTTTCGCGGCGCACCGACGACCGCGAAATCATGCTCAAGCGGCAGCAGAAGATCTTTTTCCAGATCTCAGGTGCTGGCCATGAGGCCCTCCTGGTGGCCGCTGGAATGGCCCTCCGTCCCGGTTACGACTGGTTCTTTCCGTATTACCGTGACCGCGCCCTCTGCCTCACCCTCGGCGTCAGCGTGGAAGACATGCTCCTTCAGGCCGTCGGTGCGGCCGCCGATCCTTCCAGCGGCGGACGCCAGATGCCCTCGCACTGGGGCAGCAAAAAGCTCAACATCGTCTCGCAATCCTCTGCCACGGCAACCCAGGTCCTCCATGCCGTCGGCTGTGCCGAGGCCGGCCGCTACTTCTCTCGCCATCCCGAGGCCGCCGAAAAGCACCAAGACGACTATCGCGCCTGGAAAGATGTCTCCTTCCATGGCGATGAAGTCGTCTATACCTCGCTCGGAGAAGGCTCCACCAGTCAGGGCGAATTCTGGGAGGCGCTCAATACCGCCTCCAACCAAAAGCTGCCCGTTCTCTTTGTCGTCGAAGACAACGGCTATGCCATCTCTGTCCCGGTTGAAGTCAATACGCCCGGCGGAAACATCTCAAAGCTGGTAGCAAATTTCCCGAATTTTTACTTCGCCGAGGTCGATGGCACTGACCCGGTCGAAAGCTACCTCGCCTTTGAAAAGGCCGTGGCCCACTGCCGCTCCGGGGCCGGCCCGGCCTTTGTGCACGGACACGTCATCCGCCCCTACTCCCACTCTCTTTCTGATGACGACCGCCTCTACCGCCCCAAAAGCGAGTTAGACGCCGATGCGCTGCGTGACCCCATCCACAAATTGCAGATGTATCTTCTGCGCGAAGGCATCCTCGACGCGGAAGCCATCAATCGGCTCGAAAAGCAGGTGGACGAAGAGGTGCGCCTCGCCGCCGAACGCGCCTTGCGCGCGCCCTTCCCTGGGCCATCTTCCATTCCCCTTTACGTCTACTCGGAAAACTACGATCCCACTCGTCCCGAGCTGCAAACCCGGCCGGCGCAGACTGCCGAATCGCAGGAACGCACCATGGCCGACCTCATCAATGCCTGCCTCCGCGATGAAATGCGCCGCGATCCACGCATCGTCATCTTTGGAGAAGACGTGGCCGACTGCAGCCGGGAAGAATACCTCAAGGACGGACTGGTCAAGGGCAAGGGCGGGGTCTTCAAGCTCACGGCCGGCCTTCAGTCTGAATTTGGCAGCGACCGCGTCTTCAATTCCCCGCTGGCCGAAGCCAATATCGTCGGACGCGCCCTGGGCCAGGCCGTACGCGGCCTAAAACCTGTGGTGGAAATCCAGTTTTTTGACTACATCTGGCCCGCCACCCACCAGATGCGCAACGAACTCAGTGTCCTGCGCTGGCGCTCCAACAACACCTTCTCCGCCCCGGCCGTGGTCCGCGTCGCCATTGGTGGATACCTGACCGGTGGCGCCATTTATCACTCCCAGTGCGGAGAGAGCATCTTCACCCATACGCCCGGCATTCGCGTCGTCTTTCCTTCGAACGCTCTGGACGCCAATGGCCTGCTGCGCACCGCCATCCGCTGCGATGACCCGGTGCTCTTCCTGGAGCACAAGCGCCTTTACCGGGAAACCTTCGGCCGCGCGCCCTACCCCGGCCCGGACTATATGGTTCCCTTCGGCAAGGCAAAAATCGTGCGCGAAGGCACACATCTCACCCTTGTGACCTACGGTGCGGTTGTGCCGCGCGCCCTGCAGGCCGCACAGAAGGCCCAGCGCGAACATGGAATCGAGACGGAGGTCCTCGATCTGCGCACTCTCAGCCCCTATGACTGGGAGGCCATTGCCACATCCGTGAAGAAAACCAGCCGCGTCATCGTTGCCCACGAGGACATGCTGAGCTGGGGCTACGGCGCTGAAATTGCCGCCCGCATCGCCGACGAGCTTTTTGAAGACCTCGATGCTCCCGTCAAGCGGGTCGCAGCCATGGACACCTTCGTCGCGTATCAGCCCCTGCTTGAAGATGTGATCCTGCCCCAGCCGGAGCGGATCTATCAGGCTATTACCGAGTTGGTGCGTTTCTGA